A single window of [Clostridium] hylemonae DSM 15053 DNA harbors:
- a CDS encoding aldose epimerase family protein: MNGYLESRDKKRKAPLFTLSNETMSVTICSYGGYITSLFVPDCGRTPGDVALGFDCLDDYEACTFAPCGIVGRYANRIRNGRFSLDGRDIQVTQNDGIHHLHGGKKGFHRYMWNPSVHMCGSGTEYLQLERLSPDGEEGFPGNLSVCVRFSLSRRNELSIRFLAVSDRDTVCNLSNHMAVNLNTCRGTTCLDHRLTIYGRTFSPASPDGIPTGEVLPVEHTNLDFREERLLGAQLLLPSRHTEPFGGLDHNWFLEDKSPMRRCLTLSHPGSGRVMECLTTMPCVHVYTSNSLTGSETGKYGTPYNSQCAFFTETQYAPDSVSHPGWAQPFLKAGRQYDHTTVYRFSLL, translated from the coding sequence ATGAATGGATATTTAGAAAGCAGAGATAAAAAAAGAAAAGCGCCGCTGTTCACACTTTCAAATGAAACGATGTCGGTGACGATCTGCTCTTATGGAGGGTATATCACTTCGCTTTTTGTTCCGGACTGCGGCAGAACACCCGGCGATGTCGCTCTTGGTTTTGACTGTCTGGATGACTATGAGGCTTGTACCTTCGCACCGTGCGGCATTGTCGGAAGGTATGCGAACCGGATCAGGAACGGAAGGTTTTCGCTGGACGGCAGAGACATACAGGTGACACAAAACGACGGAATACACCATCTGCACGGCGGAAAAAAAGGATTCCACCGATATATGTGGAATCCTTCTGTTCATATGTGCGGCAGCGGCACGGAATATCTCCAGCTGGAGCGGTTAAGCCCGGACGGTGAGGAAGGGTTTCCCGGAAATCTGTCCGTCTGTGTCCGCTTCTCGCTGAGCAGGCGCAATGAGCTTTCCATCCGATTCCTCGCTGTCAGTGACAGGGATACGGTATGTAATCTTTCAAATCATATGGCAGTCAACCTGAATACATGCCGCGGGACAACGTGCCTTGACCACCGGCTTACGATATACGGACGTACTTTTTCTCCTGCTTCCCCGGACGGCATACCGACAGGGGAAGTGCTCCCGGTGGAACATACGAATCTGGACTTTAGGGAAGAACGGCTTCTCGGAGCGCAGCTTCTGCTTCCGTCCAGGCATACGGAACCGTTCGGCGGTCTGGACCACAACTGGTTTCTGGAGGACAAATCGCCTATGCGCCGCTGTCTTACGCTTTCCCATCCGGGCAGCGGACGGGTCATGGAATGTCTGACGACCATGCCATGTGTCCACGTATATACGTCCAATTCCCTCACCGGCAGTGAGACGGGAAAGTACGGGACGCCTTATAACAGTCAGTGCGCCTTTTTTACAGAGACGCAGTACGCGCCGGACAGCGTCAGCCATCCCGGGTGGGCGCAGCCGTTCCTTAAGGCGGGCCGGCAGTACGACCATACGACGGTCTACCGGTTTTCATTACTTTGA
- a CDS encoding LacI family DNA-binding transcriptional regulator — translation MGKKNPTLRDVAKLAGVAVGTISNYLNNPDGVKEKNRERIENAIKVLHFTPNTMAQRLASGRTNTILLYILSEQEIGDSTWLHQLPLIQAINDRLHKTRYNLQIKIGQIGEEEYSLGYMEDCIQGRIIDGAAILSAWEVPKEMLKLFLREDFPYVLLENKSDFTNHACIQFDNEQMTVSMVDYLAELGHEKIAFVDVKSDQQHIRLRYRGYIKAITKYEFKLNKEYVRDGDFTIESGRRCAKELLMLPKPPTAVICGNDNMAVGMIEEIQGSGYRVPEDISVMGVDNSIVSKAVVPNLTTMEMPLKKMGEVAIEELLAKISDPEHQIESTMFQCRRIDRKSTGKVCDSVFRR, via the coding sequence ATGGGAAAAAAGAATCCAACGTTGCGGGACGTGGCGAAATTAGCCGGGGTAGCTGTCGGCACGATCTCGAATTATCTGAATAACCCTGACGGAGTGAAAGAAAAGAACAGAGAGCGCATAGAAAATGCGATCAAAGTGCTTCATTTTACCCCGAACACAATGGCTCAGAGACTGGCGAGCGGCAGGACAAATACCATACTTCTGTACATATTGTCCGAGCAGGAGATCGGAGATTCCACCTGGCTTCACCAGCTTCCGCTTATCCAGGCCATCAATGACCGTCTGCACAAGACAAGATATAATCTGCAGATCAAGATCGGACAGATAGGGGAAGAAGAGTATTCTCTCGGCTATATGGAAGACTGTATTCAGGGCCGGATCATTGACGGCGCGGCGATACTGTCGGCGTGGGAAGTGCCGAAAGAAATGCTGAAGCTGTTTCTCAGAGAAGATTTTCCATATGTACTGCTGGAGAACAAAAGCGATTTTACAAACCATGCCTGTATACAGTTTGACAATGAACAGATGACTGTCAGCATGGTAGATTATCTGGCGGAACTCGGCCATGAAAAGATCGCGTTCGTGGATGTAAAAAGTGACCAGCAGCATATCCGGCTGCGGTACAGAGGCTATATCAAAGCAATCACAAAATATGAGTTTAAGCTGAACAAAGAATATGTAAGAGACGGGGATTTTACGATAGAAAGCGGACGGCGCTGTGCGAAAGAACTGCTGATGCTGCCCAAGCCGCCCACAGCCGTTATATGCGGCAATGACAATATGGCGGTAGGCATGATAGAAGAGATCCAGGGCAGCGGATACCGTGTGCCGGAAGACATTTCCGTCATGGGGGTCGACAACAGCATCGTTTCAAAGGCGGTCGTGCCAAATCTGACGACGATGGAGATGCCGCTTAAGAAAATGGGTGAGGTGGCAATAGAAGAACTGTTGGCAAAAATCAGCGATCCGGAGCATCAGATAGAAAGCACTATGTTTCAATGCAGAAGGATAGACAGAAAATCGACAGGAAAGGTATGCGATTCTGTTTTCCGCCGCTGA
- a CDS encoding M24 family metallopeptidase, which yields MSKVIKITSPEGILNEEQAAPVRLKDSVYRKRKELLTKRIQEKHLDFAVLYGDREHFANIEYFTRYDCRFEETLLIVRKDGKTWIVAGNEGMAYSYIIPYEAERLYYGNFSLQGQPRNNAASLSQMMESVGIRKGSRIGLAGFKYYETAVEEEEAYTFDVPYYIVRSLQKAAGEDQVTDFTREITGLPDGLRMTVRDANEIAFIEYQSVTAANCVRRMLKNAKAGMTEMEISRKAGADLRECMAYPNILAGERSVSLGLKSPDDFSVLEDGSPMTISYSTRGSMCARSGMAATGYDRLGEEQKKEFDAFYENYWHAIASWYAAVTVGVTGKEIFEIVHRYVGDKKYGVALNPGHCIGMDEWSNSPVSGQSEMKLYSGLHFQCDIVACMTEPVMAAICEDTIVIADEHLREALRSEYPEVYDRVVRRQEFMRKKLGIPVHEDVLPMSGNNGVMFPFLLDRSEIFALEK from the coding sequence ATGAGCAAAGTAATAAAGATAACGAGCCCGGAAGGGATTCTGAATGAGGAGCAGGCAGCTCCGGTGCGCCTTAAGGACAGCGTATACCGGAAAAGAAAAGAGCTTCTTACAAAAAGGATACAGGAGAAGCATCTCGACTTTGCGGTGCTCTATGGAGACAGGGAGCATTTCGCAAATATTGAATATTTTACACGGTACGACTGCCGGTTTGAGGAGACGCTTCTGATCGTCAGAAAGGACGGAAAGACGTGGATCGTGGCCGGAAATGAGGGAATGGCCTATAGCTACATAATACCATACGAAGCGGAGCGGCTGTATTACGGCAACTTCAGCCTTCAGGGACAGCCAAGAAACAACGCCGCTTCACTGTCACAGATGATGGAGTCTGTCGGCATCCGCAAAGGCAGCAGGATCGGACTTGCAGGATTTAAATATTATGAGACGGCAGTGGAGGAGGAAGAGGCCTATACATTCGACGTTCCTTATTATATCGTCCGCTCGCTTCAGAAGGCGGCGGGAGAAGACCAGGTGACAGACTTTACGAGAGAGATCACCGGCCTGCCGGACGGGCTGCGTATGACGGTAAGAGATGCAAACGAGATCGCATTTATCGAATATCAGTCAGTGACTGCTGCCAACTGCGTAAGAAGAATGCTGAAAAATGCCAAGGCCGGCATGACTGAGATGGAAATATCCCGGAAAGCAGGCGCGGATCTAAGAGAGTGCATGGCATATCCGAACATTTTGGCAGGTGAGCGCTCCGTGAGCCTCGGGCTTAAGAGCCCGGACGACTTTTCCGTGCTCGAAGACGGCAGTCCGATGACGATCTCATACTCCACGCGCGGCTCCATGTGTGCCAGGTCCGGAATGGCTGCCACAGGTTATGACAGGCTCGGGGAAGAACAGAAGAAAGAATTTGACGCGTTTTATGAAAATTACTGGCACGCGATCGCCTCGTGGTACGCGGCAGTGACCGTGGGTGTGACAGGGAAAGAGATCTTTGAAATCGTACACCGGTACGTTGGAGACAAAAAATACGGAGTTGCGCTGAATCCGGGACACTGTATCGGCATGGATGAGTGGAGCAATTCTCCGGTCAGCGGACAGTCAGAGATGAAGCTTTACAGCGGCCTGCACTTTCAGTGTGACATTGTAGCCTGTATGACAGAGCCGGTCATGGCTGCTATCTGTGAAGATACGATCGTCATTGCGGATGAGCATTTAAGAGAAGCGTTAAGAAGTGAATATCCCGAAGTATACGATAGAGTTGTGAGACGGCAGGAGTTTATGCGTAAGAAGCTTGGTATCCCGGTACATGAGGATGTGCTGCCCATGAGCGGCAATAACGGGGTGATGTTCCCGTTCCTCCTTGACAGGAGCGAGATATTTGCACTTGAAAAATAG
- a CDS encoding sugar ABC transporter ATP-binding protein, with translation MSDKIAVCLEHISKTFPGVKALNDVNLELREGEVHALVGENGAGKSTLIKVLAGVYRPDEGGRIRLGWTEETVTDPYSAIKQGISIIYQDISLYPNLSIAENICMGRDKKRLISHSRQEKVAKEALKLLDIEIDTRKRLEDVSIGVQQLVAIARAVYFESRVIVMDEPTASLSSGEVEKLYRIIDMLRKKNISILYISHKFEEIFRVSDRISILRDGNYIGTFQTEEMSEDQLVVHMVGRKIDEMEKKKPVERREKLLELKGYSKNGSFEDVDFTLYRGEVVGLTGLVGAGRSELFQSVFGITRPDAGELYLDGERAVIGSPQSAIRKGLAYLPENRMTQGIIVKQSVRANLSAAVLEKISGKLGLLDRKKEEALVAENMEKLDIRPRLPEMDIENLSGGNAQKVVVGKWLSTDPKIFIVDEPTAGVDIGAKAEIHRLLRDLARKGMGVIVISSELPEILKVSDRIVIMKKGKIVGEMESGEATQEKILEKAL, from the coding sequence GTGTCAGATAAAATTGCAGTTTGCCTGGAGCATATCAGTAAGACGTTTCCCGGGGTGAAGGCATTAAATGATGTAAATCTTGAGCTGAGAGAGGGAGAGGTACATGCGCTTGTGGGCGAGAATGGGGCGGGGAAGTCTACGCTGATCAAAGTTCTGGCAGGCGTCTACCGCCCGGACGAGGGTGGTAGGATCCGTCTTGGCTGGACAGAAGAGACTGTCACGGATCCATATTCTGCCATCAAACAGGGCATCTCCATCATATACCAGGACATCAGTCTGTACCCGAACCTGTCCATTGCGGAAAATATCTGCATGGGCAGGGACAAGAAAAGACTCATCAGCCATTCCCGCCAGGAGAAGGTGGCCAAAGAAGCGCTGAAACTTCTGGATATTGAGATCGATACGAGAAAACGGCTGGAGGACGTGAGCATCGGGGTACAGCAGCTTGTAGCTATCGCAAGGGCAGTGTACTTTGAGTCAAGAGTGATCGTAATGGATGAGCCGACTGCTTCTCTGTCAAGCGGGGAAGTGGAAAAGCTGTATCGCATAATAGACATGCTCCGGAAAAAGAACATATCTATTCTGTATATCAGTCATAAGTTCGAGGAGATCTTCCGTGTGTCAGACCGCATCAGTATCCTGCGGGACGGAAATTACATCGGAACGTTTCAGACGGAGGAAATGTCAGAAGATCAGCTGGTCGTCCATATGGTAGGAAGAAAAATTGATGAGATGGAGAAGAAGAAACCGGTGGAACGCCGGGAAAAACTTCTGGAACTCAAGGGATATTCAAAAAACGGCAGCTTTGAGGATGTAGATTTTACGCTTTACAGAGGCGAGGTCGTAGGGCTTACCGGACTTGTGGGCGCCGGGAGAAGCGAGCTGTTCCAGAGCGTATTTGGAATAACAAGGCCGGATGCGGGCGAATTATATCTGGACGGTGAAAGGGCCGTCATAGGAAGTCCTCAAAGCGCGATCAGAAAAGGACTTGCCTACCTGCCGGAGAACCGCATGACGCAGGGCATCATTGTGAAGCAGAGCGTGCGCGCCAATCTGTCTGCGGCGGTGCTCGAAAAGATAAGCGGTAAGCTGGGGCTTTTGGACCGAAAGAAGGAAGAGGCGCTCGTGGCGGAGAATATGGAGAAACTGGATATCCGTCCGCGCCTTCCGGAGATGGATATAGAGAACCTCTCAGGCGGAAACGCCCAGAAAGTAGTAGTTGGAAAATGGCTTTCCACAGACCCGAAGATCTTCATAGTAGATGAACCGACAGCGGGAGTGGATATCGGCGCGAAAGCAGAGATCCACCGGCTGCTGCGGGATCTGGCCAGAAAGGGGATGGGTGTGATCGTCATCTCCTCCGAACTGCCGGAGATCTTGAAGGTCTCCGACCGGATCGTCATTATGAAAAAGGGGAAGATCGTCGGAGAGATGGAGTCAGGTGAGGCAACACAGGAAAAGATTCTGGAGAAAGCGCTCTGA
- a CDS encoding ABC transporter permease translates to MKKIFAKRETTLLLAILIVAVITTVINPQFLTPFNIINIISTNAANAIMAVGMTAVLIVGGIDISVSAQLVTVGVLAGKLMQMQALNIVTMFLAFFVIGSLLGAVNGTLVARTNLPPIIVSLAMMNIFRGFILDWTRGSWLMGLPKYFLSLGTGKWLGLPISIYILAAAAAAMHFILRYTAIGRQIYAVGGNKTAAVRMGVSLSKVYIFVFASLGALTGIAAIVYFSPSGAILPTAANGLEMTIVASVVLGGTSINGGKGNVLSTLLGVLLLGLIQNALVLAHVQAYWQNILNGICIVIPVIIDAVNTKREQGEYRLPHIFDRMQPAKAD, encoded by the coding sequence ATGAAGAAAATATTTGCGAAGCGGGAAACGACCCTTCTGCTGGCGATCCTCATAGTGGCGGTGATCACGACTGTGATAAACCCGCAGTTTCTGACGCCGTTTAATATCATCAACATAATATCCACCAACGCCGCCAACGCCATCATGGCAGTGGGCATGACGGCAGTGCTCATCGTAGGTGGCATTGATATCTCTGTGTCCGCGCAGCTTGTAACAGTCGGGGTACTGGCGGGAAAGCTCATGCAGATGCAGGCGCTTAATATCGTTACGATGTTCCTTGCATTTTTTGTGATCGGCAGCCTTCTCGGGGCGGTAAATGGTACGCTCGTGGCCAGGACGAACCTGCCGCCGATCATTGTCTCTCTTGCCATGATGAACATCTTCCGCGGATTCATACTGGACTGGACGAGAGGAAGCTGGCTCATGGGGCTGCCGAAGTATTTTCTGTCGCTTGGCACCGGCAAATGGCTCGGCCTTCCCATAAGCATATATATACTCGCCGCCGCGGCCGCCGCAATGCACTTCATACTGCGGTATACGGCTATCGGCCGCCAGATATATGCAGTGGGCGGCAATAAGACGGCTGCGGTGCGGATGGGAGTCAGCCTGAGCAAGGTGTACATCTTTGTATTTGCCTCCCTCGGAGCGTTGACCGGAATCGCGGCGATCGTTTACTTTTCGCCGAGCGGCGCGATTCTTCCGACGGCCGCAAACGGTCTGGAGATGACGATCGTTGCGAGCGTTGTGCTGGGAGGGACGAGCATCAACGGAGGAAAGGGGAATGTCCTGTCCACGCTGCTCGGCGTCCTGCTGCTCGGCCTCATACAGAATGCGCTCGTACTTGCCCATGTGCAGGCATACTGGCAGAATATTCTGAACGGCATCTGTATCGTGATACCGGTCATTATAGACGCGGTCAACACAAAGAGGGAACAGGGGGAATACAGACTCCCGCATATATTTGACCGGATGCAGCCGGCCAAGGCAGACTAG
- a CDS encoding ABC transporter permease encodes MKKKTKTLEGNDRLLLIVFLGLTVFLAATTREFLTFGNLMRILQQMSELGIVSLGIMLVILTGGFDMSSSAMIGMTSVTVGVLFKSGMNIWAAVLLGLAAALAAGLFNGWLVGELNIAPMLATLGTMTLYQGIGLALSKGDAISGFPEDFLMLGQGYLAGIPLQLFLLAALVILMTVVMNKGRFGRKVYLIGSGQTGSKFAGINVKKTIILCYGAAALMAGLSGVVVTSRLATARADAGASYMFEGVAAVMLGGTDLAGGSGKVSGTIIGVLIFAILGNGLNLNKISSLKRQMLIGIVLLAVLLIRQFSGKLKERRMISGQNK; translated from the coding sequence ATGAAGAAAAAAACGAAAACTTTAGAAGGAAATGACAGGCTGCTTCTCATCGTGTTTCTGGGACTCACCGTTTTTCTTGCCGCGACGACACGTGAATTTCTGACATTCGGCAATCTGATGAGAATTCTGCAGCAGATGAGTGAGCTTGGCATCGTGTCCCTTGGGATCATGCTTGTTATACTGACCGGAGGATTTGACATGTCGAGCTCTGCAATGATCGGCATGACGTCGGTGACGGTGGGAGTCCTCTTTAAAAGCGGTATGAATATATGGGCGGCGGTCCTTCTCGGACTTGCGGCGGCGCTGGCGGCCGGGCTCTTTAACGGATGGCTCGTCGGGGAATTAAATATTGCCCCCATGCTTGCCACACTTGGAACAATGACGCTCTATCAGGGGATCGGACTGGCGTTGTCAAAAGGAGATGCGATCTCCGGTTTCCCGGAAGACTTTCTCATGCTCGGGCAGGGCTATCTGGCGGGAATACCGCTCCAGCTCTTTCTGCTGGCCGCGCTTGTCATACTGATGACGGTCGTGATGAACAAAGGCAGATTCGGACGGAAGGTATATCTGATCGGCTCCGGACAGACCGGTTCAAAATTTGCGGGGATCAACGTCAAAAAGACGATCATCCTCTGCTACGGGGCGGCTGCGCTTATGGCCGGACTTTCCGGCGTGGTGGTGACGTCCAGGCTGGCGACGGCCAGAGCCGACGCGGGCGCCAGCTATATGTTTGAAGGTGTTGCGGCTGTTATGCTCGGAGGGACGGACCTGGCGGGCGGCAGCGGAAAAGTATCGGGGACGATCATCGGAGTGTTGATCTTCGCCATATTAGGAAACGGGCTTAACCTGAACAAAATATCATCGCTGAAACGGCAGATGCTCATAGGGATTGTTCTGCTTGCCGTCCTGTTGATCCGGCAGTTTTCCGGAAAGCTGAAGGAGAGACGGATGATAAGCGGTCAAAATAAATAA
- a CDS encoding autoinducer 2 ABC transporter substrate-binding protein, which yields MKKGKQLTAVILAFVLVFGLAGCTRGGAEKKEDKTSSSESKKNGEDLKVVMMPKVMGMPIFESYYNSAKEQADELGITLDYIGPSELDASKQVNLVQDLISGGDTDALLICPADGEALVPVLKEAMDAGIHVYTWDDDVVDESAREYFINMCSDKIYGEQMGKTVGEMLKGKGKIGVVNGNMTATSLTLKEEALQDVLKNEYPDIKVMPTVYHGGDQQKAYALCQDLLTANPDLDLIAVIATPGLLGAAQAVDASGRNEVIVYGAEQPNNIKEYMKKDGLEVVGCLWDVMTLGKEAVNIVYSCLADGKEYKEGDTVEGYPESSVEGTNITFNAVLEFDKDTVDDYNF from the coding sequence ATGAAAAAAGGAAAACAGTTGACAGCGGTCATTCTGGCATTCGTCCTTGTATTTGGACTTGCCGGATGTACAAGAGGCGGGGCGGAGAAAAAAGAGGATAAAACTTCGTCTTCCGAATCAAAGAAAAACGGAGAGGACCTGAAAGTAGTAATGATGCCGAAGGTCATGGGGATGCCAATCTTTGAGTCCTATTATAACTCAGCCAAAGAGCAGGCAGACGAACTTGGCATTACACTGGACTACATAGGACCTTCGGAGCTTGACGCTTCAAAACAGGTGAACCTTGTGCAGGACTTGATCAGCGGAGGAGACACCGACGCGCTGCTCATATGCCCGGCAGACGGGGAAGCGCTCGTCCCGGTGCTGAAAGAGGCTATGGATGCAGGCATTCACGTATACACATGGGATGATGATGTGGTGGATGAATCCGCCCGGGAATATTTTATCAATATGTGCAGCGATAAGATATACGGAGAGCAGATGGGCAAGACAGTCGGTGAAATGCTGAAGGGGAAAGGAAAGATCGGCGTTGTCAACGGAAATATGACCGCTACATCCCTGACTTTGAAGGAAGAGGCGCTTCAGGACGTACTGAAGAACGAATATCCCGACATAAAAGTGATGCCGACCGTTTATCACGGCGGAGACCAGCAGAAGGCTTATGCGCTCTGTCAGGATCTGCTGACGGCCAACCCGGATCTGGACCTGATCGCAGTCATCGCGACACCGGGGCTTCTCGGCGCAGCGCAGGCGGTAGACGCATCCGGAAGAAATGAAGTCATTGTATACGGCGCAGAGCAGCCGAACAATATCAAGGAATATATGAAGAAAGACGGACTGGAAGTAGTGGGCTGCCTGTGGGATGTTATGACGCTCGGAAAAGAAGCAGTCAACATCGTATACAGCTGTCTGGCGGACGGAAAAGAATACAAAGAGGGAGATACTGTTGAAGGCTATCCGGAATCTTCTGTAGAAGGAACTAATATTACATTCAACGCAGTGCTGGAATTCGATAAAGACACTGTGGACGACTACAATTTTTAA
- a CDS encoding amidohydrolase family protein, translating into MIIDAHMHLIRKENFDKERYQWLDNWRIPENMNLDELVKMWKGMGIEKIVAMGQAMYRIWNTDMAENYIQEAYEKYPDFIIPFASVEPIDKINRFNQASFDKFEEDVLNNRIRGVLFTPPCGHYNANDKTVYPFYQLAQKHGIVVQYHHSAMSECPPYFAPMKYYRPEHLNDVMMDFPKMKIVVEHMGYPHTEELFILMANSDRMYTDLSMAYDREMTIAWNLVQAREYGVLNKIMFATDFVAPDNYPFSADPSVEIRGHIDKVRSGFNEINRRCGWPLLTEEEIEGIMYHNAARLYDME; encoded by the coding sequence ATGATCATTGATGCGCATATGCATTTAATCAGAAAAGAGAACTTTGACAAAGAAAGATACCAGTGGCTGGATAACTGGAGAATTCCAGAGAACATGAATCTGGATGAGCTGGTAAAGATGTGGAAGGGAATGGGGATCGAGAAGATCGTTGCCATGGGACAGGCCATGTACCGTATCTGGAATACCGACATGGCGGAAAACTACATACAGGAAGCTTACGAGAAATATCCGGATTTTATCATTCCGTTTGCAAGTGTGGAACCGATCGACAAAATAAACAGATTTAACCAGGCTTCTTTTGACAAGTTTGAGGAAGATGTCCTGAACAACAGAATACGGGGAGTGCTTTTCACCCCTCCGTGCGGTCATTACAATGCCAACGACAAAACAGTCTATCCGTTCTACCAGCTGGCGCAGAAGCACGGAATTGTCGTACAGTACCATCACTCTGCCATGAGCGAATGCCCGCCCTATTTTGCGCCGATGAAATATTACAGGCCGGAGCATCTGAACGATGTGATGATGGACTTCCCGAAAATGAAGATCGTAGTTGAACATATGGGCTATCCTCACACAGAAGAACTGTTCATACTGATGGCCAATTCAGACAGAATGTACACGGACCTGTCCATGGCGTATGACCGGGAGATGACGATCGCCTGGAACCTTGTGCAGGCAAGGGAATACGGGGTACTTAATAAGATCATGTTTGCCACAGACTTTGTGGCGCCGGACAATTACCCATTCTCCGCAGACCCTTCCGTGGAGATCCGGGGACATATCGACAAAGTACGCAGCGGATTCAATGAGATAAACAGACGATGCGGATGGCCGCTGCTCACAGAAGAAGAGATTGAAGGCATCATGTACCACAATGCGGCCAGGCTCTATGATATGGAGTAG
- a CDS encoding transketolase family protein yields MWRLCSETEEKSKELKQVFTETLQDMMSADKAVIALEADLGGASGFLDIKKSHPDQFLDVGIAEANMIGVAAGLSMLGYIPYVHTFCPFASRRVEDQLFLSGAYAKNTINIYASDPGVCAATNGGTHTSFEDLAFMRALPEALVFDPADDVQLEWLVRTLAPLKGIHYIRASRKAADRIYERGSTFEIGKGNIIKEGSDVLLISMGEVLGDALRAANELEQDGISTEVVDMFTVKPLDSALILQEAKGKQLIVTFENHSVINGLGSAVSDVLSEAGAGIPLRKIGVNDQFGQVGSVSYLKETYGLTRQCVRRMIFEGVDGVRRREGRG; encoded by the coding sequence ATGTGGAGATTATGCAGTGAGACAGAAGAAAAAAGCAAAGAGTTAAAACAGGTTTTCACGGAGACACTGCAGGACATGATGTCTGCAGATAAAGCTGTTATCGCCCTGGAAGCAGATCTTGGAGGCGCCTCCGGTTTCCTGGACATAAAAAAATCACACCCGGACCAGTTTCTGGACGTTGGGATCGCTGAGGCAAACATGATCGGGGTGGCGGCGGGGCTGTCCATGCTCGGGTATATTCCGTACGTTCATACCTTTTGCCCGTTTGCGTCCCGGAGGGTGGAGGACCAGCTCTTTCTCTCCGGCGCATATGCAAAAAATACGATAAATATCTATGCTTCTGACCCCGGTGTGTGCGCGGCGACAAACGGAGGCACCCATACTTCCTTCGAGGATCTCGCCTTTATGCGGGCGCTGCCGGAAGCTCTCGTCTTTGACCCGGCGGACGATGTCCAGCTTGAATGGCTTGTGCGCACGCTGGCTCCCCTCAAGGGAATACACTATATCCGCGCCAGCCGGAAAGCGGCGGACCGGATATACGAGCGGGGCTCTACCTTTGAGATCGGAAAGGGAAACATCATAAAAGAAGGCAGTGACGTCCTTCTCATCTCCATGGGAGAAGTGCTCGGCGACGCCTTAAGAGCCGCAAATGAACTGGAACAGGACGGCATCTCCACGGAGGTCGTCGATATGTTTACCGTTAAGCCTCTGGACAGCGCATTGATCCTGCAGGAGGCAAAAGGCAAACAGCTCATCGTCACCTTTGAAAACCACAGCGTGATCAACGGACTCGGTTCCGCCGTGTCCGACGTACTCTCAGAGGCCGGCGCAGGCATCCCCCTCAGAAAGATCGGGGTGAACGACCAGTTCGGGCAAGTGGGAAGCGTATCATACCTGAAAGAAACGTATGGGCTTACCAGGCAGTGTGTCAGGAGAATGATATTTGAGGGAGTTGATGGTGTACGGCGAAGGGAAGGAAGGGGGTAA
- a CDS encoding transketolase — MEQNLKQYSARIRTVLLKLLKAKKGGHLGGSMSIVEVLSVLYGEQMKYDPRDPDWEERDLLVLSKGHAGPGLYAALCTAGYFPEEELYTLNEGGTRFPSHPDRTKTPGVDATTGSLGQGTSVAAGLGYGLKLKNSGRFVYLIAGDGELNEGQCWEAFQFIAHHKLHNVIVLIDDNKRQLDGYTADILNPFSLEDKMKAFGFHTETVNGADERQISDAVRRAKAVEDSAVCIILDTVKGQGAAYFEKMESNHSVKFNEQDCREVDKILEELADAYRLEEQ; from the coding sequence ATGGAACAAAATCTGAAACAGTATTCTGCCAGAATCCGCACGGTCCTTCTGAAGCTTTTGAAAGCCAAGAAAGGCGGGCATCTGGGCGGCTCCATGTCCATCGTGGAAGTCCTCTCTGTACTATACGGAGAGCAGATGAAGTATGACCCGCGCGATCCGGACTGGGAAGAGCGGGATCTGCTCGTCCTGTCAAAAGGACACGCGGGGCCGGGGCTCTATGCTGCCCTGTGCACGGCGGGATACTTTCCTGAAGAGGAACTGTACACATTAAATGAAGGCGGCACCCGTTTCCCTTCCCACCCGGACCGCACAAAGACGCCGGGCGTGGACGCCACAACCGGCTCCCTCGGTCAGGGTACGTCTGTGGCGGCAGGACTTGGATATGGATTGAAACTGAAAAATTCCGGCCGTTTTGTGTACCTCATCGCAGGGGACGGCGAACTGAATGAGGGACAGTGCTGGGAGGCTTTCCAGTTTATCGCACATCATAAGCTTCACAATGTCATCGTACTGATCGACGATAACAAACGGCAGCTCGACGGCTACACAGCCGACATCCTCAATCCGTTCTCCCTCGAAGATAAAATGAAGGCATTTGGTTTTCACACAGAGACGGTTAACGGCGCCGATGAACGACAGATCTCGGACGCTGTGCGCCGGGCGAAAGCGGTTGAGGACTCAGCGGTCTGCATCATCCTGGACACTGTCAAAGGGCAGGGAGCCGCGTATTTTGAGAAAATGGAATCCAACCATTCGGTAAAGTTTAATGAGCAGGACTGCCGGGAAGTAGATAAAATACTTGAGGAACTGGCCGATGCTTACAGACTGGAGGAACAATAA